A portion of the Acidihalobacter yilgarnensis genome contains these proteins:
- a CDS encoding glutamine synthetase family protein has translation MDQQDMDYINGWFAERRITEVECLVPDMTGNARGKIIPAGKFCKELGLRLPEQLFIQTVTGDWPDDENIVDPREIDMILKPDTNTLRMVPWAADPTAQVIHDCFLRDGTPVDIAPREVLKRVLAQYESRGWRPVVAPELEFFLVKRNIDPDYPLEPPIGRSGRPERARQSYGIDAVNEFDPLFEDIYDYCEAQELDIDTLIHESGAAQMEINFLHGEALSLADQVFLFKRTVREAAMRHDMYATFMAKPLENEPGSAMHIHQSVVDSVTGKNLFADENGGMSEFFRHYIGGLQRYLPDAMSFFAPNVNSYRRIARHESAPINADWGMDNRTVGLRVPFAPAHAMRVENRVAGADANPYLALAATLACGLLGCIERLEPRAEQKGSAYELPFGLPRSLEESLHNLDECAPLQALLGERFVRVYGAIKRKEYETFFRVISSWEREFLLLAV, from the coding sequence ATGGATCAGCAAGACATGGATTACATCAACGGCTGGTTCGCGGAACGGCGTATCACCGAGGTCGAATGTCTGGTGCCGGATATGACCGGCAACGCACGCGGCAAGATTATCCCCGCCGGCAAATTCTGCAAGGAGCTGGGCTTGCGTCTGCCGGAGCAGCTGTTCATCCAGACCGTGACGGGCGATTGGCCGGACGACGAAAACATCGTCGATCCGCGCGAAATCGACATGATCTTGAAGCCCGACACGAATACATTACGCATGGTGCCTTGGGCGGCAGATCCCACTGCGCAGGTGATTCACGACTGCTTCCTGCGCGACGGCACACCGGTCGATATTGCTCCGCGCGAGGTTCTCAAGCGCGTGCTCGCGCAATACGAGAGTCGGGGCTGGCGTCCCGTGGTCGCGCCCGAACTGGAATTCTTCCTGGTCAAGCGCAATATCGATCCCGATTACCCATTGGAGCCGCCGATCGGCCGCTCCGGGCGGCCAGAGCGAGCCCGGCAGTCTTACGGCATCGACGCGGTCAACGAATTCGATCCGCTGTTCGAAGATATTTACGATTATTGCGAGGCGCAGGAACTCGACATCGACACGCTGATTCACGAGTCGGGCGCGGCGCAGATGGAGATCAATTTCCTGCACGGCGAAGCGCTGTCGCTGGCCGATCAGGTGTTCCTGTTCAAGCGTACCGTGCGTGAAGCGGCGATGCGCCACGACATGTACGCGACCTTCATGGCCAAGCCGCTGGAGAACGAACCCGGCAGCGCCATGCACATCCATCAGAGCGTGGTCGACAGCGTCACCGGCAAAAATCTCTTCGCCGATGAAAACGGTGGCATGAGCGAATTTTTCCGCCATTACATCGGTGGCCTGCAGCGCTATTTGCCTGACGCGATGTCGTTTTTTGCCCCCAACGTCAATTCCTACCGCCGTATCGCGCGCCATGAATCCGCGCCGATCAATGCCGACTGGGGCATGGACAACCGTACCGTCGGCCTGCGTGTGCCCTTCGCGCCGGCGCACGCGATGCGTGTGGAGAACCGCGTCGCCGGTGCCGACGCCAACCCCTATTTGGCGCTGGCGGCGACGCTGGCCTGCGGTCTGCTCGGCTGCATTGAGCGCCTGGAACCGCGTGCGGAGCAGAAGGGCAGCGCGTACGAATTGCCCTTCGGTTTGCCGCGCAGCCTGGAGGAGTCGCTGCACAATCTGGATGAATGCGCCCCCTTGCAGGCATTGCTGGGCGAGCGTTTCGTGCGCGTATACGGTGCGATCAAACGCAAGGAATACGAAACCTTCTTCCGGGTGATCAGCTCCTGGGAGCGGGAGTTCCTGCTGCTCGCGGTCTGA
- a CDS encoding aspartate aminotransferase family protein: protein MSHDATAAAGTTDSWQQQDRAHHLHPFTDYKALNAKGSRIITRAEGCYIWDSEGHKLLDGMAGLWCVNIGYGRKELAEAAYAQMQELPYYNNFFQCSTPPAVELSALLAELTPPHLNHVFFTGSGSESNDTVLRMVRYYWKLKGKPYKKIIIARDNAYHGSTVAGASLSGMKAMHAQGDLPIPGIVHIEQPYHFGVAPEMDPAEFGLRAARALERKIDELGECNVAAFIAEPIQGAGGVIIPPDSYWPEIKRICAERDILFVADEVITGFGRLGTWFGSQYYGIEPDLMSIAKGLSSGYQPIGGVMVSDKVAEVVIDQGGEFFHGYTYSGHPVAAAVAAANLRILRDERIIERAGAEVGPYLQKRWAELADHPLVGETRGVGMLAALELVRAKSPRQDFAPAGKVGTLCRDICVDNGLVMRAVRDTMIISPPLVLTLEQVDELIEKAARCLDLTAARLHEVI, encoded by the coding sequence ATGTCACACGACGCAACCGCAGCCGCGGGCACTACCGACAGTTGGCAGCAGCAGGATCGCGCGCACCACTTGCACCCCTTCACCGACTACAAGGCGCTCAACGCCAAGGGCTCGCGCATCATCACCCGTGCCGAGGGCTGCTACATCTGGGATTCGGAGGGCCACAAGCTGCTCGATGGCATGGCCGGGCTTTGGTGCGTGAACATCGGTTATGGCCGCAAGGAGCTGGCCGAGGCCGCTTATGCGCAGATGCAGGAACTGCCTTACTACAACAATTTTTTCCAGTGCTCGACGCCCCCGGCGGTGGAATTGTCCGCATTGCTCGCCGAACTGACGCCGCCGCACCTCAATCATGTTTTCTTTACCGGTTCCGGCTCGGAATCCAACGATACCGTGCTGCGCATGGTGCGTTACTACTGGAAGCTCAAGGGCAAACCCTACAAGAAAATCATCATCGCCCGCGATAATGCCTATCACGGCAGCACGGTTGCCGGTGCCAGTCTGAGCGGCATGAAGGCCATGCACGCGCAGGGCGATCTGCCGATCCCCGGTATCGTGCACATCGAGCAGCCGTATCACTTTGGCGTCGCGCCCGAGATGGACCCGGCCGAGTTCGGCCTGCGCGCGGCGCGAGCCCTGGAACGCAAGATCGACGAATTGGGCGAGTGCAACGTCGCCGCCTTCATCGCCGAGCCGATTCAGGGCGCCGGTGGCGTCATTATCCCGCCAGACAGTTACTGGCCGGAGATCAAGCGCATCTGTGCCGAGCGGGACATTCTGTTCGTGGCCGACGAGGTCATTACCGGCTTCGGTCGATTGGGTACCTGGTTCGGTTCCCAGTATTACGGCATCGAGCCCGATCTGATGTCCATTGCCAAGGGTTTATCCTCGGGCTATCAGCCCATCGGTGGCGTGATGGTGAGCGACAAGGTGGCCGAGGTCGTCATCGATCAGGGGGGCGAGTTCTTCCACGGCTACACTTATTCTGGACACCCGGTCGCCGCTGCAGTGGCCGCCGCCAATCTGCGAATCCTGCGTGACGAACGCATCATCGAGCGCGCTGGTGCGGAGGTGGGACCCTACCTGCAGAAGCGTTGGGCCGAGTTGGCAGATCACCCGCTGGTCGGCGAGACGCGTGGCGTCGGTATGCTTGCCGCGCTGGAGCTGGTGCGCGCCAAGTCGCCACGTCAGGATTTCGCGCCCGCGGGCAAAGTCGGCACTCTGTGTCGTGATATCTGTGTGGATAACGGGCTGGTGATGCGTGCGGTGCGCGATACCATGATCATCTCACCCCCATTGGTCCTGACCCTGGAACAGGTCGACGAATTGATTGAAAAGGCAGCACGTTGTCTTGATCTGACGGCTGCGCGTCTGCATGAAGTTATTTGA
- a CDS encoding ABC transporter ATP-binding protein: protein MATEVNRQTAVATHVGAAAGVGLEVVSLSKRYDGHQALAGVDLKIHPGEFFTLLGPSGCGKTTLLRLIAGLERPDGGDVLIDGQQVTGQAAHARKVNTVFQSYALFPHLNVADNVAFGLRMQGMEKATRQRKVAEMLAFMHIEALAERRPEQLSGGQQQRVALARALVNEPQILLLDEPLSALDAKLRAELQLELKRTQRRLGMTFILVTHDQAEALTLSDRIAVMREGRVEQVGGVTELYERPRTAYVAEFLGQANSLRVSAASGHEVDTPIGRLRLHEAAPAGLSQVMVRPERLSLDGISDENCNRFEARVIERIYLGAGSRYTLDINGTALIAMIAHQSYATHLPEEGDRVQVQVHPRDVIPLAER, encoded by the coding sequence GTGGCCACAGAGGTGAATCGGCAGACGGCCGTGGCAACGCATGTCGGTGCCGCAGCCGGCGTGGGCTTGGAGGTGGTCAGCCTCAGCAAGCGATACGATGGCCATCAGGCGCTGGCGGGCGTGGACCTCAAGATCCATCCGGGGGAATTTTTCACGCTGCTCGGCCCTTCAGGTTGCGGTAAGACCACGCTGCTGCGCTTGATCGCCGGATTGGAACGTCCGGACGGCGGTGACGTACTGATCGACGGTCAGCAGGTGACCGGCCAGGCCGCGCATGCTCGCAAGGTGAACACGGTGTTCCAATCCTATGCCTTGTTTCCGCATCTCAACGTGGCGGATAACGTCGCCTTTGGGCTGCGCATGCAGGGGATGGAAAAGGCCACACGCCAGCGCAAGGTGGCGGAAATGTTGGCCTTCATGCATATCGAGGCGTTGGCGGAACGCCGGCCGGAGCAGCTTTCGGGTGGTCAGCAGCAGCGCGTCGCGCTAGCGAGGGCGTTGGTCAACGAACCTCAGATATTGCTGCTCGATGAACCACTCTCGGCGCTGGATGCCAAGCTGCGTGCCGAGCTGCAGCTCGAACTCAAGCGTACCCAACGCCGTCTCGGCATGACCTTCATACTGGTAACGCACGATCAGGCCGAGGCCTTGACCTTGTCTGATCGCATCGCGGTGATGCGCGAGGGCCGGGTAGAACAGGTCGGCGGCGTGACCGAGCTTTACGAGCGTCCGCGCACGGCCTATGTCGCTGAATTTCTGGGACAAGCCAACAGCCTGCGCGTCAGTGCTGCTTCCGGCCATGAGGTGGATACACCCATCGGTCGCCTGCGCTTGCACGAAGCGGCGCCGGCCGGTTTGAGTCAGGTGATGGTGCGCCCGGAACGCCTGAGTCTGGACGGCATCAGTGACGAGAATTGCAATCGCTTCGAGGCGCGCGTGATCGAGCGGATTTATCTGGGGGCGGGTAGTCGCTATACGCTGGATATCAATGGCACCGCACTGATCGCGATGATTGCTCACCAGTCCTACGCGACCCATTTGCCGGAGGAGGGCGATCGTGTCCAGGTGCAGGTGCACCCGCGCGACGTGATTCCTCTGGCCGAGCGCTGA
- a CDS encoding ABC transporter permease — translation MNTSLRRGLHLMLSVGPGVTWITLFLFLPSLLMGLLAFMTNGQYGQPTLPLTDKAFVQVAGYSFLGWSPGNLQVVGRSLMQAAYTTVATVLLAYPLAFFIARAQSRYRPVLLLLVIVPSWTNQVVRTYAWMQILAPGTWLSNLATTLGLLPQHMGLYPSSFAVSMGLVYNYLPYMVLPIYASVEKLDWRLVDAVRDLYASGWRVFRHGIFPQTVPGLLAGIILVAIPAFGAYIVPQLLGGDRSMLLGNLIAQQFSSLPNWPFGAALTLVMLAFTFGGLLVFRRMARRLNAGEANLL, via the coding sequence ATGAATACCTCACTGCGCCGTGGCTTGCACTTGATGCTTAGCGTCGGTCCCGGCGTCACCTGGATCACGTTGTTTCTGTTCCTGCCGAGCCTTCTCATGGGGCTGCTGGCCTTCATGACCAATGGACAGTACGGCCAGCCCACGTTGCCGCTGACCGACAAGGCCTTCGTTCAGGTTGCCGGCTACAGCTTCCTCGGCTGGAGCCCAGGCAACCTGCAGGTGGTTGGGCGTTCGTTGATGCAGGCCGCTTACACCACGGTGGCGACCGTGCTCCTCGCCTATCCGCTGGCCTTTTTCATTGCCCGAGCCCAATCGCGCTACCGGCCAGTGTTGTTGCTCCTGGTGATCGTGCCTTCATGGACCAACCAGGTCGTGCGTACCTATGCCTGGATGCAGATTCTTGCGCCGGGCACCTGGCTGTCGAACCTGGCCACCACGCTGGGCCTGCTACCACAGCACATGGGGCTTTACCCCAGCAGTTTCGCGGTGTCTATGGGCTTGGTCTACAACTACCTGCCTTATATGGTCCTGCCGATCTATGCCTCGGTAGAGAAACTCGACTGGCGCCTGGTGGATGCCGTGCGCGACCTCTACGCAAGCGGCTGGCGTGTGTTTCGCCACGGTATCTTCCCGCAAACCGTGCCCGGTCTGCTCGCCGGCATCATCCTGGTCGCCATCCCCGCCTTCGGTGCCTATATCGTGCCGCAGCTGCTGGGTGGAGATCGCTCGATGCTGCTCGGCAATCTCATCGCGCAGCAGTTCAGTTCTCTGCCCAACTGGCCCTTCGGCGCAGCGCTTACCCTGGTGATGCTGGCCTTTACCTTCGGCGGCTTGTTGGTTTTCCGGCGCATGGCTCGGCGCCTTAACGCCGGCGAGGCGAATCTGTTATGA
- a CDS encoding ABC transporter permease: protein MPCFARSLELGLGSAALGTVLGALLAVGLHRYRGRGFAILALIVYLPIVMPDVIYGISQMVFFNYMHEFLGWPQAGLVTMGIAHVSFEIPYVALVVYARLVGLDRNLVHAASDLYASPLKSIYAFWLPVLKPSLIAGFLLAFTLSLDDFVISFFTSGPGSVTLPIYIWGSIARHGVTPETNAIASLMIGAVLLIALAQTLFQARRHGHLSSNP from the coding sequence ATGCCCTGCTTCGCTCGCTCGCTCGAACTCGGACTCGGCTCCGCCGCGCTGGGCACAGTGTTGGGTGCGCTGCTTGCCGTCGGGCTGCATCGTTATCGCGGGCGTGGGTTCGCCATCCTGGCGCTCATCGTGTACTTGCCCATCGTGATGCCCGACGTTATTTATGGCATCTCGCAGATGGTGTTCTTCAACTACATGCACGAGTTCCTCGGCTGGCCGCAAGCTGGCCTCGTGACCATGGGCATCGCCCACGTTAGCTTCGAAATACCCTATGTTGCGCTGGTGGTCTACGCGCGTCTGGTCGGCCTCGACCGCAATCTGGTCCATGCCGCTTCCGACCTGTACGCCTCGCCCCTCAAAAGCATCTACGCCTTCTGGTTGCCGGTGCTCAAGCCATCCTTGATCGCCGGTTTTCTGCTGGCCTTCACGTTGTCGCTGGACGATTTCGTGATCAGCTTTTTCACCAGCGGCCCTGGCAGCGTCACGCTGCCGATCTATATTTGGGGGAGTATCGCCCGCCATGGCGTCACCCCGGAAACCAATGCCATTGCCAGCCTGATGATCGGTGCCGTACTGCTGATAGCGCTGGCGCAAACCCTTTTCCAAGCCCGTCGACACGGGCATCTGTCGTCCAACCCGTAA
- a CDS encoding ABC transporter substrate-binding protein: protein MQFLKKSLLFLSIAALPALASAEQTLYLFNWTEYMNPKIIKQFEAKYHVKVVQTYYSSNSELLAKLTAGGTSQYDVVVPSSYMIERMAAAGLLSKLDKSKLPNFKNLMPEFQNTAYDPHDAYAIPYQWGTTALAYDTRKFKNPPQTWGILFDPKVNPSYPFALMGGTGQDTLHAACAYLGYTFGCDTVDEWKAAAKLVIETKKRHNFVGFVDGTPALHQLEKGVIAAGIVYNGDLANEKESSPKATKYIKYIIPKGGAEVWVDNMAIPAHAPNPELAYKFINFILDAKVGAELSNYNVYASPNAASHPYLDKVLKSPLVQPTAEQWKRLYYMPGLKGEKMTAYQAIWRAVREQ from the coding sequence ATGCAATTCCTGAAAAAAAGCCTGTTGTTCCTGTCGATCGCGGCGCTGCCCGCTCTGGCCTCGGCCGAACAGACGTTGTATCTGTTCAATTGGACCGAGTACATGAACCCGAAGATCATCAAACAATTCGAGGCCAAATATCACGTCAAGGTCGTGCAGACTTATTACTCATCGAATTCGGAGCTGCTGGCCAAACTGACGGCAGGTGGCACCTCACAGTACGACGTAGTCGTGCCCTCCAGCTATATGATCGAGCGCATGGCCGCAGCCGGCCTGCTCAGCAAGCTCGACAAATCCAAATTGCCCAATTTCAAAAACCTGATGCCCGAGTTCCAGAACACCGCCTACGATCCACACGATGCGTATGCGATCCCCTATCAGTGGGGCACCACCGCGCTTGCCTACGACACGCGCAAATTCAAGAACCCGCCGCAGACCTGGGGGATACTGTTCGATCCCAAGGTCAATCCTAGTTATCCCTTCGCACTCATGGGCGGCACAGGCCAGGATACCCTGCACGCCGCCTGCGCCTATCTTGGTTACACCTTCGGCTGTGACACGGTCGACGAGTGGAAGGCCGCGGCAAAACTCGTGATCGAGACCAAAAAGCGTCACAATTTTGTCGGCTTCGTCGACGGCACCCCCGCATTACATCAGTTGGAAAAGGGTGTGATTGCTGCCGGTATTGTCTATAACGGCGATCTTGCCAACGAAAAGGAAAGCAGCCCCAAGGCAACCAAGTACATCAAGTACATCATCCCGAAGGGCGGCGCCGAAGTCTGGGTGGACAACATGGCGATCCCTGCGCACGCACCTAATCCCGAGCTGGCCTACAAATTCATTAACTTCATTCTCGACGCCAAGGTCGGTGCCGAATTGTCGAATTATAATGTTTACGCCAGCCCCAATGCGGCCTCGCACCCGTATCTCGACAAGGTGCTCAAGTCGCCGCTGGTGCAGCCTACCGCCGAGCAGTGGAAGCGTTTGTATTACATGCCGGGTCTGAAGGGCGAGAAAATGACCGCCTATCAAGCTATCTGGCGTGCCGTTCGCGAGCAGTGA